In Synechococcus sp. KORDI-52, one genomic interval encodes:
- a CDS encoding DUF427 domain-containing protein, with translation MRPVEEVSTYPRPPLIELVSGSVEIWIAEQMIARDQRYVRVCETYHPPTIYLDPSAFQSGTLHPSTGRPSFCEWKGVASYWDVSADDGTNRRVRAGWSYSNPTQPFALLAGWISVYPSRVDACALDGQMVLAQPGEFYGGWITPWIRGPFKGDPNYPELI, from the coding sequence ATGCGACCTGTTGAAGAGGTTTCGACCTATCCCCGCCCTCCCCTGATCGAGCTGGTGTCCGGCTCTGTGGAGATCTGGATTGCGGAGCAGATGATCGCCCGGGATCAGCGCTATGTGCGGGTGTGTGAGACATATCACCCCCCAACGATCTATCTCGACCCTTCGGCATTTCAATCCGGCACGCTCCACCCCTCAACGGGGCGACCTTCCTTCTGTGAATGGAAAGGCGTTGCGTCGTATTGGGATGTCAGCGCTGATGACGGAACCAACCGTCGTGTTCGTGCGGGCTGGAGCTATTCCAATCCAACGCAACCTTTTGCTTTATTGGCCGGTTGGATCAGCGTTTATCCAAGCCGTGTTGATGCCTGTGCGTTGGATGGACAGATGGTTCTTGCCCAGCCGGGTGAGTTCTACGGAGGATGGATCACCCCCTGGATTCGCGGTCCCTTCAAGGGGGATCCCAACTATCCGGAGTTGATATGA